ATTGATTGTTTTCACAATGCCATCCTCTGTCAGTTCCATGAGCGGTGCTACTGTCTTATCCTTCAATTTTACGAAATACGTCGTTTCGCTGTTGGGCACACCTACGGATTTCACTTTTACGCTAGCCAGTTCCCAGTACTCTTCAGGGTCGGCGGAGACGTTGGTCAGTCGCAGGTAACGATCAGCATATTTGCTGAATTCTCCCGGAGTATAGTTGACTTTGTTGGCTTTTATTTCAAGTTCTATTTGGGTTTTGGGAAGACTGTAAACCACTCCATAGTCTTTTCCCCGGGTAACTCCTGTCAGTACTTCGGTTTGTGCATAGGCGGACGTTGTCATAAGTAGTCCTGCTGCTATAATCAACTTTTTCATATTCGGTTCTTTTTAACTGGTTTTGAAAACAAAGTTAATGAAGTTATTGAAAAAACTGTAAGTTCTTAACTTTTATTCGCTTACAAGTCGCCACGCTGTCGGCAGACAGGTGATAATATCGCTTGCGATCATTCCGATCATTCCTTGCTTCTTTTGAGCGACATCGCCCGCCAATCCGTGAATGTAAGTGCCGATTTTAGCGGCTTCTTCGGTTGGATAACCTTGGGCAAGCAGTGCCAGGATTACTCCGGTCAGTACGTCACCGCTACCCCCGGTTGCCATTCCCGGATTTCCGGTTGGGTTGAAGAAACATTTACCTTCGGGGGTGATGATGGTGGAGTAGGCTCCTTTTAAAATTATATGGACATGGGCGGCACGGGCCAGTTCGCAAGCCTTCATCAGACGTTCGTAAGAGTCCTGGCATTTACCGGTCAGACGTTCCAGCTCTTTTGGATGCGGGGTGAGGATGGAGCCCTTCGGCAAGTGGGTAAGGGCATGACGGTGGTTGGCGAGGATATTAAGAGCGTCGGCATCCACTACAACAGGAGTTTGGCAGTGCTCCAGTTGCTCCAGTAGGGCGGCTTCCGTTTCCTCGTTTCGTCCCAGTCCCGGGCCGATACCGACTGCTTGATAATCGTCCGTGTCGGTAGGTATGGCAAAACAGGTTTCGTTGGCGTCAGTTTCTACGATTGCTTCGGGTATGGAGGTCTGCAAGATGTCGTTGTTGCACATTGGAGCATGAACAGTCAGCAGCCCTACTCCCGAACGGAGGCAGGCGCGGGCAGCGAGCACAGAGGCCCCTGCCATTCCTTTTGAACCGGCAATCAGCAGTGCATGACCGAAGTTTCCCTTGTGGGCAAACTGTTTGCGTGGCTTGATGAGTGAACGGATTTCCTCTATTTCCAACATTTCGTAGTTCGTTTCCATCTCTTCAATACCGTCTTCGCTCAATTGGATGTCCAACAATTCCCATTCTCCGACAAATTCAGTGTTTTCTGCGAAAAGAAAGGCGAGCTTCGGCAGTTGCAGACTGAAAGTTACGTCGGCACGGATAATATTAGCTTTTACGTTGAATGTATTTTCTTCTCCCATCAGTCCGGAAGGAATGTCGATGGCTACTACCATGGCAGGGGAAGAATTGATGTATTTCACTACGGCAGCGAATCCGCCGCTCAACGGTTTGTTCAGGCCTGAACCGAATAATCCGTCAATTACCAGATGGTCGGGCGTTAGGGCGGGAGGTACGAATTGGGTACTGATTTCGTGGAATTTTACTTCTTCCATCATTTCTACCAGTTCTTTATTGGTCTGGCAGTCGGGCGAAAGTTCTCCTTTCGTGTTGAAGAGAAATACCTCGATCTTATATCCTTTTTCAGCCATCATGCGGGCTACGGCAAGAGCGTCTCCGCCATTATTCCCCGGCCCGGCAAAGATGGTGACCGGTGTTTCCGTATTCCATCTGTCTGTGATGGCTTTTGTTAATGCGGTTGCTGCACGTTCCATCAGGTCGATTGATGCAATAGGTTCGTTCTCAATGGTATAAGCGTCCAATTTCTTGATACTGCTGCTTGGAAATATTTTCATTGCGATGTTCTTTTAGTTTTCGGATTACAAATGTACATGATTCTTCTGACTTTTCCCGTTTGTTGTGGGAAGAAAACCATAATTGCAACTTTTAATTCATCATTAGTTCTATCTTTTGGTCAAAGAAATATCTGCTTTTGAACTATTAAGTGTTAGAATAACTCCGCCAAAAAATAATTCAATGCTGCACCATTATGAACTTACTTTTATTTCTCCCTGAAAAAGATTTCTTCATTTCATTTCTCATATTCTCATTGTTTTTCGATAAACGAAAGATAATCAAATAGATATCTTATGAGAAACACTTTTTCAAAACGGTATTTCTCATAAGTTCTCCCATATTTTGGCTCAAAAGCCACCTTGTTCTCATAGTATTTCAGGGTATTTCTCATAGTCAAAAGCCATTCTTTCTTCCTTTTTTCTTTCAGCCTGCCTTATTTTTATCAGGAAATGAAGCTACTATTTAGATAAAATAGTGGCTTTTTGCTTGAAGATACTCGTTGGTCTCGATTGTCCCATATATTGTGGGAAAGTATTCCCGTATATTGAAGGAAAACTTTCCCACAAAATAAGGGAATACTTTCCCAAGCCTTAGGGAATCTTTTCCCACAATATGTGGGACTAAGACACTGTGTATGGAAGCAAGCAAAAGGAATGCATAGTTCTATTTATTCAATGTCAGCTTCCGGCACACTACACTATGAGAAATGAAGCAAAATCCGGGTTATTTTGCGAAGAAACTATGAGAAATGCCTGTTTTAAAATCATTTCTCATAGTCTATCTTATTAGTTTACTGCCACTTGTGTCTTATTTATGAGAATATGAGAAATGAAAATGAAAAATCTTTTTCTGTAGAGGGGCGGATGGAAATCGTGTTTAGTTTATCTCCATACCTTCTTGAACAAACTTTTGATACGCCCCTTCCCCTGATTAAGCCTTTGATTATTTGCCGTTTCCGATAAAAATGTTATCTTTGGAGATAGGTAATGTGCATCAGCATCACATTAATTTCCTGTGCTCACAATGAATTAGAATCTAAATAACGGATTGTTTAATCTTCTAAAGTTTGCATGATGGAAAAGACAAAAATTGGCTCGAATGCCGGGAAAGTATGGCGTATCTTAAATGAAAAAGGTGAACTTTCAATGTTCGATTTGTGCCGTGAATTAAGTTTGACGTTTGAAGACGTAGCTCTCGCTATTGGTTGGCTGGCCCGAGAAGACAAAATCTTTTTGAGGAAAAGAGAAGGAATGCTTTTTGCCAGTATCGAAAATGTCGAATTTACTTTTGGTTAAGGTGGTAGCTAACCTCCATTTAAGATAGATTTCCACTTTATTATTTACACTGCTAAAAAAGTAATGAAGTGGATGAGTAGGATTTTTTATGCTCGTTTTTACTATTCCCCCTATTATTCTGTTTGATAAGAGAAGCATCTAATCTACTTTTTCTGTACCTTTGCACCCCATAAACTACTAAACACATAAATTCATGAGTGCATTGAAAGGGCATCCGAAAGGCCTTTATTTGATTTTCGCGACAAGCACGGCAGAACGTTTCAGTTACTACGGTATGCGTGCGATCTTTATTCTTTTCCTGACGCAGGCATTATTGTTTGATAAAGAAGCGGCAGCATCCATCTACGGAAGTTATACCGGATTAGTTTATTTAACCCCGTTGATTGGCGGATACATTGCCGATAAATATTGGGGAATCCGTCGCTCCGTGTTTTGGGGAGCGGTGATGATGGCAGTCGGACAATTCCTGATGTTTATGAGTGCCTCCACTTTAGATAATACGAACCTTGCCCACTGGATGATGTATGGTGGACTCGGCTTCCTGATTCTGGGCAATGGTTGCTTCAAACCCACTGTCTCTTCTCTGGTAGGTCAGCTCTACGAACCCGGAGACAGGCGGCTGGATGCTGCATACACCATTTTTTATATGGGAGTGAATGTAGGCTCTTTTGCTGCCCCTTTGATTTGTGGTTATCTGGGTGATACCGGTGATCCGCACGACTTTAAATGGGGATTTCTTGCAGCCGGAATCATGACACTGTTCACCGTTGTTCTTTTCGAGACTCAAAAGAATAAATATCTTTTTTCTCCTTCCGGAGAACCGATTGGCATTATCCCCGATGCTAAACGTGAAAAGAAAGAAGACAAGGCCGATCATATCTCACACCCGAAGATGGACAAACGTACCAAAGTACGTAATACCCTTGTAATCACAATTCTTACCATTGCTTTAATAGCCTTCTTTAACTATGCATTTGAAGGTGACTGGGTGAGCATCGGCATTTTTACCGCCTGCATTGTTTTCCCTGTTCTGATCCTGTTAGACGGTTCATTGACCAAAATAGAACGCAGCCGTATTTTCGTTATCTATATAGTAGCTTTCTTTGTCATCTTCTTCTGGGCAGCCTACGAACAGGCGGGAGCTTCTTTAACTCTCTTTGCGTCCGAACAGACGAATCGTGACATATTCGGTTGGGAAATGCCGGCTTCGTGGTTTCAATCTTTCAATCCCCTGTTTGTAGTTATCCTGGCATATATCATGCCGGGTGTGTGGGGCTTCCTGAACAAGAGAAAGATGGAACCCGCTTCTCCTAGCAAACAAGCGATTGGTCTGTTACTCCTGTCTTTAGGTTATCTTTTCATCTGTTTCGGAGTGAAAGATGCTGTTCCCGGAGTGAAAGTGAGCATGATTTGGCTGACAGGACTTTACTTTATTCATACCATGGGTGAAATAGCCTTGTCGCCTATCGGACTTTCAATGGTAAATAAATTGAGTCCGCTGCGTTTCGCCTCCCTGATGATGGGAATCTGGTATCTGTCTACTGCCACCGCCAATAAATTTGCGGGAATGTTGAGCGGACTCTATCCGGAAGCCGGGAAAGTGAAATCAATCTTTGGTTATCAGATTGCTACCATGTATGATTTCTTTATGGTATTCGTCGTGATGTCCGGTGTTGCTTCGTTGATTCTGTTCCTTCTCTCGAAGAAATTACAGAAGATGATGCACGGGGTAGAATAAAAAATCGTATTTTTGCAAGGTTATTTTTAAATTACTGGTTATGGATACCATTCAGATAAAAGACAAATTGTTTACCGTTTCTATTAAGGAACAAGATATTCAGAAGGAAGTGATTCGTGTAGCGAACGAAATTAACCGCGATTTGGCAGGTAAGAATCCGCTTTTCCTTAGTGTGTTGAACGGTTCGTTCATGTTTACCGCTGATTTACTGAAGCACATCACTATCCCTTGTGAAATTTCATTTGTGAAGTTGGCGTCTTATCAGGGTATCACTTCCACCGGAGTGATTAAAGAGGTAATCGGCCTGAATGAAGACATTGCCGGACGTACCATTGTGATCGTAGAAGATATCGTAGATACGGGACTGACGATGCAGCGACTGCTCGAAACATTAGGTACACGCAATCCCGAAGCCATTCATATCGCTTCTCTGTTAGTGAAACCAGAAAAGCTCAAGGTAAACCTCAACATTGAATATGTAGCGATGGAAATCCCGAACGACTTTATCGTAGGTTACGGACTGGATTATGATGGTTTCGGACGTAATTATCCCGATATTTATACAGTAGTAGATTAATATTAAATAGGTACCAGTTTAAATGGTAAATAGTAAATCGTTAAATTGTAAATAACAAAATGTTGAACATCGTAATTTTCGGTGCTCCGGGTTCAGGAAAAGGAACACAGAGCGAACGTATCGTAGAAAAGTATGGAATCAATCACATCTCAACAGGAGATGTATTGCGTGCTGAAATTAAGAATGGCACAGAACTGGGTAAAACAGCTAAAGGTTACATCGACCAAGGTCAATTGATTCCTGATGAATTAATGATTGATATTCTGGCAAGCGTATTCGACAGCTTCAAAGATAGCAAAGGTGTAATTTTCGACGGTTTCCCAAGAACAATTGCACAGGCAGAAGCATTGAAGAAAATGTTGGCAGAAAGAGGACAGGACGTTTCTATAATGGTTGACCTGGATGTTCCGGAAGAAGAACTGATGGTACGTCTGATTAAACGTGGCAAGGATTCCGGTCGTGCTGATGATAACGAAGAGACAATCAAAAAACGTCTGCACGTATATCATTCACAGACTGCTCCACTGATCGACTGGTACAAGAACGAAAAGAAATACCAACACATCAACGGCTTGGGTACTATGGAAGGTATCTTCGCTGATATCTGCGAAGCAGTAGATAAATTGTAATAATACAATATTATAAATAAATAAGTCAGTAGCCGGAGTGTTCTAATTAACTGCTCTAACTACTGACTACTTTAATTACTTGAAAAAATATGGCTGAATCGAATTTTGTTGATTACGTAAAGATATACTGTCGCTCGGGTAAGGGCGGAAGAGGCTCTACGCACATGAGGCGCGAGAAATATTGTCCTAACGGAGGTCCCGATGGGGGCGATGGTGGAAGAGGAGGTCATATCATCTTGCGCGGTAACCGTAATTACTGGACATTGCTGCACTTGAAGTATGACCGTCATGCAATGGCCGGTCATGGTGAATCGGGGAGCAAAGGACGTAGCTTCGGAAAAGACGGTGCGGATAAAATAATAGAAGTACCCTGCGGAACGGTAGTTTATAATGCCGAGACAGGGGAGTATCTTTGTGACGTAACAGAAGACGGACAGGAAGTGGTCTTGCTCAAAGGCGGTCGCGGCGGTCAGGGTAACTGGCATTTTAAGACGGCCACCCGTCAGGCACCGCGTTTTGCGCAGCCGGGAGAGCCGATGCAGGAAATGACCGTTATCATGGAGCTGAAACTGCTTGCCGATGTTGGTCTGGTGGGTTTCCCGAATGCGGGAAAGTCAACTTTGCTTTCTTCCATTTCGGCTGCCAAACCGAAAATTGCCGATTACCCGTTTACTACGCTCGAACCCAACTTGGGTATCGTTTCCTATCACGGTGGAAAATCCTTTGTGATGGCGGACATACCGGGTATTATCGAAGGAGCCAGTCAGGGGAAAGGTTTGGGACTGCGTTTCTTGCGTCATATCGAGCGTAATTCATTACTGCTGTTCATGGTTCCGGCAGACAGCGACGACATTCGTAAAGAATACGAAGTCTTGCTGAACGAACTGCGTACCTTCAATCCTGAAATGTTGGACAAGCAACGCGTGTTGGCTGTCACCAAGAGCGATATGCTCGATCAGGAGTTGATGGACGAGATTGAACCTACATTGCCGGAAGGCATTCCACATGTATTCATATCTTCTGTTTCCGGTTTGGGCATCTCGGTGCTGAAAGACATCCTTTGGGAAGAACTGAACAAGGAAAGCAATAAGATAGAGGACATCGTTCACCGTCCGAAAGACGTGACCCGTCTGCAACAGGAACTCAAAGACATGGGCGAAGATGAAGACATCGTTTATGAATATGAGGAAGATGTCGACGACGACGATGATATCGATTATGAATACGAAGAAGAAGATTGGGAAGAAAAATGATTTCACTTACAAAACATAACGAGTTGAAGGGATATAAGTCACTGGATGCATATCCCGAAGTAGCTCATTTCGTAACTACGCGTCACGAAGGTATAAGCACCGGAGCTTACGGCTCTTTCAACTGTTCGCCTTATACCAACGACTCATGCATGAACGTCAATCGTAATCAGAGCTGGTTGTTTCAGTGCATGAATCATCAGATAAAGGAATTATTTATTCCAGAACAGAATCATGGCTGTGCCAGTCTGATTATCAATGAATCATTTTTTAAAGAATCATTGGAAATGAGACGGCTACTTCTGCGAGGAATGGATGCCTTGATAACTAATGTGCCGGGATATTGCGTTTGTGTCACGAC
The Bacteroides luhongzhouii DNA segment above includes these coding regions:
- a CDS encoding NAD(P)H-hydrate dehydratase — encoded protein: MKIFPSSSIKKLDAYTIENEPIASIDLMERAATALTKAITDRWNTETPVTIFAGPGNNGGDALAVARMMAEKGYKIEVFLFNTKGELSPDCQTNKELVEMMEEVKFHEISTQFVPPALTPDHLVIDGLFGSGLNKPLSGGFAAVVKYINSSPAMVVAIDIPSGLMGEENTFNVKANIIRADVTFSLQLPKLAFLFAENTEFVGEWELLDIQLSEDGIEEMETNYEMLEIEEIRSLIKPRKQFAHKGNFGHALLIAGSKGMAGASVLAARACLRSGVGLLTVHAPMCNNDILQTSIPEAIVETDANETCFAIPTDTDDYQAVGIGPGLGRNEETEAALLEQLEHCQTPVVVDADALNILANHRHALTHLPKGSILTPHPKELERLTGKCQDSYERLMKACELARAAHVHIILKGAYSTIITPEGKCFFNPTGNPGMATGGSGDVLTGVILALLAQGYPTEEAAKIGTYIHGLAGDVAQKKQGMIGMIASDIITCLPTAWRLVSE
- a CDS encoding winged helix-turn-helix domain-containing protein yields the protein MMEKTKIGSNAGKVWRILNEKGELSMFDLCRELSLTFEDVALAIGWLAREDKIFLRKREGMLFASIENVEFTFG
- a CDS encoding peptide MFS transporter encodes the protein MSALKGHPKGLYLIFATSTAERFSYYGMRAIFILFLTQALLFDKEAAASIYGSYTGLVYLTPLIGGYIADKYWGIRRSVFWGAVMMAVGQFLMFMSASTLDNTNLAHWMMYGGLGFLILGNGCFKPTVSSLVGQLYEPGDRRLDAAYTIFYMGVNVGSFAAPLICGYLGDTGDPHDFKWGFLAAGIMTLFTVVLFETQKNKYLFSPSGEPIGIIPDAKREKKEDKADHISHPKMDKRTKVRNTLVITILTIALIAFFNYAFEGDWVSIGIFTACIVFPVLILLDGSLTKIERSRIFVIYIVAFFVIFFWAAYEQAGASLTLFASEQTNRDIFGWEMPASWFQSFNPLFVVILAYIMPGVWGFLNKRKMEPASPSKQAIGLLLLSLGYLFICFGVKDAVPGVKVSMIWLTGLYFIHTMGEIALSPIGLSMVNKLSPLRFASLMMGIWYLSTATANKFAGMLSGLYPEAGKVKSIFGYQIATMYDFFMVFVVMSGVASLILFLLSKKLQKMMHGVE
- the hpt gene encoding hypoxanthine phosphoribosyltransferase — protein: MDTIQIKDKLFTVSIKEQDIQKEVIRVANEINRDLAGKNPLFLSVLNGSFMFTADLLKHITIPCEISFVKLASYQGITSTGVIKEVIGLNEDIAGRTIVIVEDIVDTGLTMQRLLETLGTRNPEAIHIASLLVKPEKLKVNLNIEYVAMEIPNDFIVGYGLDYDGFGRNYPDIYTVVD
- a CDS encoding adenylate kinase — translated: MLNIVIFGAPGSGKGTQSERIVEKYGINHISTGDVLRAEIKNGTELGKTAKGYIDQGQLIPDELMIDILASVFDSFKDSKGVIFDGFPRTIAQAEALKKMLAERGQDVSIMVDLDVPEEELMVRLIKRGKDSGRADDNEETIKKRLHVYHSQTAPLIDWYKNEKKYQHINGLGTMEGIFADICEAVDKL
- the obgE gene encoding GTPase ObgE; translation: MAESNFVDYVKIYCRSGKGGRGSTHMRREKYCPNGGPDGGDGGRGGHIILRGNRNYWTLLHLKYDRHAMAGHGESGSKGRSFGKDGADKIIEVPCGTVVYNAETGEYLCDVTEDGQEVVLLKGGRGGQGNWHFKTATRQAPRFAQPGEPMQEMTVIMELKLLADVGLVGFPNAGKSTLLSSISAAKPKIADYPFTTLEPNLGIVSYHGGKSFVMADIPGIIEGASQGKGLGLRFLRHIERNSLLLFMVPADSDDIRKEYEVLLNELRTFNPEMLDKQRVLAVTKSDMLDQELMDEIEPTLPEGIPHVFISSVSGLGISVLKDILWEELNKESNKIEDIVHRPKDVTRLQQELKDMGEDEDIVYEYEEDVDDDDDIDYEYEEEDWEEK